From Coleofasciculus sp. FACHB-T130, the proteins below share one genomic window:
- a CDS encoding HNH endonuclease gives MTSATDVLGRSVVVFSQNYLPISRVNIKRAIALLIGGKAEPLQFSDAPGWQVRSPSVVIEVPEQIRLTITSAERVWKVPPVNRRELLRRDHHTCQYCGNTKQLTIDHVLPLSKGGKHTWDNVVIACERCNQRKGDRTPTQAGMPLRTQPKAPMHPAVAFAEQFWREQHDHLDL, from the coding sequence GTGACGAGCGCAACTGACGTGTTAGGTAGGTCGGTAGTCGTATTTTCCCAGAACTACTTGCCCATAAGCCGGGTCAATATTAAGCGAGCGATCGCTCTGTTGATCGGTGGGAAAGCCGAACCTTTGCAGTTTAGCGATGCACCTGGCTGGCAAGTGCGATCGCCCAGCGTGGTGATCGAGGTGCCAGAACAAATTCGCCTCACCATCACGAGTGCAGAGCGAGTTTGGAAGGTTCCCCCAGTGAACCGTCGGGAATTGCTGCGGAGAGACCACCACACCTGCCAATACTGCGGTAACACGAAACAGTTGACGATCGATCACGTCCTTCCCTTATCAAAGGGCGGGAAACACACCTGGGACAACGTAGTTATCGCCTGCGAAAGGTGCAACCAACGCAAAGGCGATCGCACCCCGACTCAAGCGGGAATGCCCCTTCGCACCCAGCCTAAAGCCCCCATGCACCCTGCTGTTGCCTTTGCCGAACAGTTCTGGCGCGAACAGCACGATCACCTGGATTTGTAA
- a CDS encoding DUF1778 domain-containing protein: MSASSNTKESRIDLRLSQEQKKTLEKAAALMGLSVSSYVLCHSLDAARKDIAFHETLVLSDRDRDLFLSILENPPEPNEALKSAMCEYQEYEK, from the coding sequence ATGTCAGCCAGCAGCAATACGAAAGAAAGCAGAATTGATTTGAGACTGAGCCAAGAGCAAAAAAAGACGCTTGAAAAGGCAGCTGCACTGATGGGACTCAGTGTAAGTTCTTATGTGCTTTGCCACTCACTTGATGCTGCCAGAAAGGACATTGCCTTTCATGAAACACTGGTTTTGTCAGATAGAGATCGGGATCTCTTTTTGTCGATACTAGAGAATCCGCCTGAACCGAACGAAGCTTTAAAATCGGCGATGTGTGAATATCAGGAGTACGAAAAGTAA
- a CDS encoding GNAT family N-acetyltransferase: MEWIFHPLDSSVRKDAFDCGVPKLNDYLKQYAGQNDRKGIAKTFVAIPKEDGNEVVGYYTISMSSITFDSLPEQLRKRLPRYPVPAMLIGQLAVDTSMQGRGLGKRLLMDALSKAVRLADEVGIFAVRVDALDDESKQFYLKYGFVPLIDYEFSLFLPMATILKSRK, translated from the coding sequence GTGGAATGGATTTTTCACCCTCTCGATAGCAGTGTAAGAAAGGATGCTTTCGACTGCGGAGTTCCCAAGTTAAACGATTACCTGAAGCAATACGCTGGACAAAACGATAGAAAAGGCATTGCCAAAACCTTTGTTGCTATTCCCAAAGAAGATGGTAATGAAGTTGTTGGCTATTACACCATCAGTATGTCTAGCATTACGTTTGACTCGCTTCCAGAGCAACTAAGAAAAAGATTACCCCGTTATCCTGTTCCCGCTATGTTAATCGGACAACTTGCCGTTGACACCTCAATGCAAGGGAGAGGATTGGGAAAAAGATTACTAATGGATGCTCTTAGTAAAGCAGTTCGCCTTGCAGATGAAGTAGGGATTTTTGCAGTTAGAGTTGATGCTCTGGATGATGAGTCAAAGCAATTTTATCTGAAATACGGTTTCGTTCCCTTAATTGATTATGAATTCTCGCTTTTCCTACCAATGGCAACAATATTAAAGAGTCGTAAATAG
- the msrB gene encoding peptide-methionine (R)-S-oxide reductase MsrB, whose amino-acid sequence MKKRYLLKAGAVIVGAAWLSRNLIGKSGDMAASNNNFEINKTEEEWREILTPEQFNVLRKHGTERAGTSPLDKQYGKGIYACAACDLPLFTSETKFDSHTGWPSFYAPIEGGIGTSTDKTLFMTRVEVHCHRCGGHLGHVFNDGPRPTGKRYCMNGAALKFVQG is encoded by the coding sequence ATGAAAAAACGTTATCTTTTAAAAGCTGGCGCTGTAATTGTAGGCGCGGCATGGTTATCACGCAATCTAATTGGGAAATCGGGAGATATGGCAGCTTCAAACAATAACTTTGAAATCAACAAAACCGAGGAAGAATGGCGTGAAATTTTGACGCCCGAACAGTTTAACGTCCTGCGTAAACACGGTACCGAACGTGCTGGAACTAGCCCGCTTGATAAGCAATACGGTAAAGGAATTTATGCGTGTGCGGCGTGTGACTTACCGCTGTTTACCTCTGAAACGAAATTCGACAGCCATACTGGTTGGCCCAGTTTTTATGCTCCCATTGAAGGGGGAATCGGCACCTCCACAGACAAGACGCTTTTTATGACTAGAGTTGAAGTCCATTGCCATCGTTGCGGTGGGCATTTAGGGCATGTATTTAACGATGGGCCACGCCCGACTGGCAAACGCTACTGCATGAATGGTGCCGCGCTTAAATTTGTTCAAGGCTAG
- a CDS encoding alr0857 family protein, whose protein sequence is MLKLTYTENGFYLECLAQSLEEWVTRRVILALRVGTPISVEPSTASFLLPASLPEIGRLVEEAQQEGSEIIGLCACDAEYVEVSLHGSWVDGGSKNGEGVFVTAMSDRAEFFLFKLWQDAQACTSSLR, encoded by the coding sequence ATGCTGAAATTAACTTACACAGAAAACGGCTTTTACTTGGAGTGTCTGGCTCAATCTCTGGAAGAGTGGGTGACACGGCGGGTAATTTTAGCGCTGCGAGTGGGTACCCCCATCTCAGTCGAACCCAGCACCGCTTCCTTCTTACTTCCGGCTAGCTTGCCAGAAATCGGACGGTTGGTAGAGGAAGCGCAGCAGGAAGGTTCGGAAATTATTGGCTTGTGTGCTTGCGATGCCGAGTACGTCGAAGTCAGCCTGCACGGTAGCTGGGTGGACGGAGGCTCGAAAAATGGAGAGGGCGTTTTTGTGACTGCAATGAGCGATCGCGCTGAATTCTTCCTCTTCAAGCTTTGGCAAGATGCACAAGCTTGCACCTCCTCCTTGAGGTAA